One part of the Moraxella sp. FZFQ2102 genome encodes these proteins:
- the nrdB gene encoding class Ia ribonucleoside-diphosphate reductase subunit beta, with product MHYSIFCQNKNDALKEPMFFGQPVNVSRYDQQKHPIFEQLIEKQLSFFWRPEEIDVSKDRIDFAELSAHEQHIFLSNLKYQTLLDSIQGRSPNVVLLPLVSIPELETWIETWSFSETIHSRSYTHIIRNVVNDPSKIFDDIIDNKYILERATDIAKYYDDLHTCAKLYDLHGEGSYTVDGVTYEVNLKNLKKQLYLCIVAVNVLEAIRFYVSFACSFAFAERKLMEGNAKIIKMIARDEALHLNGTQHIINFMRQGKDDPEMVKIAAACQDEAIEIFKSAAEQEKAWADYLFKDGSMIGLNRDILCQYIEFITNARMAAIGLPAIFETKSNPIPWINAWLSSDNVQVAPQETEITTYLVGQIDADLDDVDLDDFEL from the coding sequence ATGCATTATTCTATTTTTTGCCAAAATAAAAACGATGCGCTCAAAGAGCCGATGTTTTTTGGTCAGCCTGTCAATGTCTCACGCTACGACCAACAAAAGCACCCGATTTTTGAACAATTGATCGAAAAGCAGCTGTCATTTTTTTGGCGACCTGAAGAGATTGATGTCTCAAAAGACCGCATTGATTTTGCGGAATTATCAGCGCATGAGCAGCATATTTTTTTAAGTAATCTAAAATATCAAACGCTGCTTGATAGCATCCAAGGTCGCAGCCCGAATGTCGTGCTATTGCCATTGGTATCTATTCCTGAGCTTGAAACTTGGATTGAGACTTGGTCGTTCTCTGAGACCATTCACTCGCGCAGCTACACGCATATTATCCGCAATGTTGTCAATGACCCAAGCAAGATTTTTGATGATATTATTGATAATAAATATATCCTAGAGCGCGCCACTGACATCGCCAAATATTATGATGATTTGCATACTTGTGCCAAATTGTACGATTTGCACGGCGAAGGCAGTTATACTGTCGATGGCGTCACTTATGAAGTCAATCTAAAAAATCTGAAAAAGCAATTGTACCTGTGCATCGTCGCGGTGAATGTGCTAGAAGCCATCCGTTTTTATGTATCTTTCGCTTGTAGCTTTGCCTTTGCTGAGCGTAAATTGATGGAAGGCAATGCCAAGATTATCAAGATGATCGCACGCGATGAAGCTTTGCATTTAAATGGTACGCAGCATATCATCAATTTCATGCGTCAAGGCAAAGATGACCCTGAGATGGTTAAGATCGCGGCGGCTTGTCAAGATGAAGCGATTGAGATTTTTAAAAGTGCTGCCGAGCAAGAAAAAGCATGGGCGGATTATTTGTTTAAAGATGGGTCGATGATTGGCTTAAACCGCGATATTTTGTGTCAATATATTGAGTTTATCACCAATGCGCGTATGGCGGCGATTGGCTTGCCTGCGATTTTTGAGACTAAGAGCAATCCGATTCCATGGATTAATGCGTGGCTGTCATCGGACAATGTGCAGGTTGCGCCTCAAGAAACCGAAATCACCACTTATTTGGTCGGTCAGATTGATGCCGATTTGGACGATGTGGATTTGGATGATTTTGAATTATAA
- a CDS encoding 2Fe-2S iron-sulfur cluster-binding protein: protein MLIGMGMGWVFTDEMRFYLHENETLLDGMIRTEHKQVRYECRQGYCGACRMRVTAKTGGFYHRLPPLVQLADDEVLACCCVASGSLQVSYLPPTEQLSLFAKPSPMDD, encoded by the coding sequence ATGTTAATAGGCATGGGCATGGGCTGGGTATTTACAGACGAGATGCGATTTTATCTGCATGAGAACGAAACCTTGCTGGACGGCATGATTCGCACCGAGCATAAGCAGGTGCGCTATGAATGTCGGCAGGGCTATTGCGGCGCGTGTCGGATGCGAGTGACTGCCAAGACGGGTGGATTTTATCATCGACTACCGCCCTTGGTGCAGCTGGCTGATGATGAAGTGTTGGCGTGCTGCTGTGTGGCATCGGGCAGTTTGCAGGTCAGTTACCTGCCGCCGACCGAGCAATTATCGCTGTTTGCCAAGCCTTCGCCGATGGATGACTGA
- a CDS encoding adhesin: protein MKSVIKFIPVIALMLGSTDALANTAPHSDADQARKSAVKTRTVNYTCQNGEKVSVKYGFNKQNLPTYAQASLNGKTRFMPINPYRTDDVGTVFGDEDNFSLSGGVDANALALTYKNIRKSSINVLSPASEIIHKGCHAVKR, encoded by the coding sequence ATGAAAAGCGTTATTAAATTTATCCCTGTAATCGCGCTTATGCTTGGCAGCACAGACGCTCTAGCAAACACCGCACCACATTCTGATGCCGATCAAGCGCGCAAAAGTGCAGTTAAAACTCGCACAGTCAATTACACTTGCCAAAATGGCGAAAAAGTGTCGGTCAAATACGGCTTTAACAAACAAAACCTACCGACTTACGCACAAGCTTCATTAAATGGCAAAACTCGCTTCATGCCAATCAACCCATATCGCACCGATGATGTCGGCACTGTATTCGGAGATGAAGACAATTTCAGTCTGAGTGGCGGCGTTGATGCCAATGCCCTAGCCCTAACCTACAAAAATATCCGTAAATCAAGCATTAATGTTTTAAGCCCAGCTTCAGAAATCATTCATAAAGGATGCCATGCGGTTAAGAGATAA